The Alosa sapidissima isolate fAloSap1 chromosome 8, fAloSap1.pri, whole genome shotgun sequence genome segment CCCAAACCTCATGCCGCCTCAAATTAAGCAAGTCGGTCTGCACCGATGCTCACTTTTTCCCTGAGTCATTCCTGATCAAAAGGCCGCTTTATACTTGAGTGAGGTCTTACACTTGGGAAATCATACCTGTAATTAGGTCAAACCAGTTAAAAGGGTGCACTTCATCACACAGCAGCGTTTGAAGCATCGCGATCCGACTGTGAGTGCCATGGTCTTCAGTTGAGGGGTAGAGTATACAACATGTCAAAGCTGTCACTCAACATTGTGCAACCCGGTTAACTGTCTGTAAATGTCACTGACGCTTTTTAACGTGCATCTTGACGTACAACTCCCAACAGATGACGAGGGCCTCTAACGCTGGTCAAACAAACAGGTCTCAGCTGTTTGGGGTTTATAGGGCCCGCGTTAATGTGAGGCCATCTGTTGCTATGGCAGAGCACATCCTTTGGGAGGCCACTATGGAAATCTGTACTCGTTGCGGAAGCTCCCTGCGCTTTTCCTACGACGATGACAGTTTACTCTCTGTTTAGGAAAAAGGGTgggatgtttttttctttttcttttttccattcGTGTTGCACACTGTGTGGGTCGCTTGGATGTCCTCTGGCATTCAGACAGGACCTGGGTGTGAGAACTGACTTTCCTCAGCTAACACAGCTGGCGGAGCAAAAAACTCCGGGCCAGAAAGGAAATAGCCGGCAACGGGAGGGAATCCTGCAAGCCAGAGGGCAGTCTCTCACAATGCCATCAGTGCTGGGCGAGGGTGAAGGCTGGGCGACCACTGTGTCATTTCAGATTAGGATGAGAAACACAGCCAGATCCATGTAATATGGGAGATTTCTACATCCTTGCCTTAAACACTGGATTAGGGGTTAACTAAAGTTGGTTATTGATCTGTCTTCAACATACATGGTGTGCTCAGTAAGCACATCTAACTTGCATATTACACAATTACTCAGTACGGCATTGTGTAATATGGTCCCTCGTACATGCAGgtaacatacatacagtatttaaCATTGTAAGCTGCTATTTAATGGGTCTTAcatttaataaacaaaaaccccttcactactactaataatattaATAGATATATTGTTCTAATACATTTAGAAGTTTTCATTTAATATTTCTATTTAACTATAAAGTTGAGCTAACTCTGAGAATCTCATTATTGATATGACTGTCTGATTGCAAATAGGGAAAGTATTCTGATATTGTCTGGTACTTATTGGCAATCCCCACTCAGGACACACTGAGAGTCAGAAATGCTTTTGAGTGTGAGGGTTCTGATTAATTAGAGCTCTTCTTTGCAATGTTCTTGCATGGAGCTAGCCCTCACCTCATGTTAAAAATTAAGTTCTGTTTCTAATAGTTTGGAATCTATGAATGTATGTATTTGATGTTGCAATGTCCTTACCAACATCATATTGCACTGCCTACTACCTAATTTACAGTTGTGCAAGTAATGTGACAATgacaacatacatacaaacatacattttaGATAAAGTCCAGACTGGAATGACTTAGAAGCATTTGAGATGTGCTTTTATGGACCTGTGTTAACATTTGTATTGCTGTTTGTATAAAAACTTAAAATATCTGCGCGGAATGACCACCACCATATGACTGGCAGGTCCTCACTTGATCATTTTTACTGTTCGTTGCTCGTTGGGGACTTTCTGCTTCGGGCTGGGTGGTGGCGCGGTAAGCTCAGGGCAAGAGACCTCAGGCTCAGGTTCCAAACTCTCAAAGTCTGCCCACTGTAGCCTCTTCTTACTGGCGGGACTGTGGAAAGCCGGTGGCATTACCTGGCTATGCTGAGGCACCTCTGCTTCCACACTCATCGTGGCTACAGAGGTGTTCAGAGTTGGCTCTAAGATGACAGCAGAGAGAAATTACATATAATATCTATGAAAACCACATTCACGACATGTAATGACATGGAATTTACATGAAAACCAATCTGTACAATCTCTGTACTCTTTGGAAGGAAATTGGATAGTCATAATCAGGATTGTAGACTGTGTAAGTGAAAAAACGAGAAGATCTACAAGATTTAGAATTTCAAAAGTCCTCAAAACTCATCTAAAACATGAGCCATACAACACTATGCCAGTTTGGTTGCAACGGCAATACACAGTAAGTCAATGGCAAAGTGATGTACCAATGTATTCACATCCGTCTTAATAAACATTTACTAGTCTGACTCTTTGGTTATTAGGCTGTTAGAACTAACACATGCAATTTATTGGATGATTGAATTTGTAGGGTGCTGTAATATAAATCATAGCAACACAGTTCTACTACATAGCAACACAGTTCTCAATATCCTTGCAAACAAATCAGTAAACCCAATATTCATCTCACATATCAGCACATAGGGAATGCACTGTAAATGAAAAGCCTTGTAAAAGGCTCAAATTAAAGGCACAGTCAGGGATTGCGCAGGAAGTAgcatttatttgtgtttatgtttaaatgtattagcagatgctttcatgcaaaaaaacattatatacagtacattatattttaaccaaacatcaaacaaaacatgccgGAGAGGCAGCTCACCCCTACCTTATGATGTACAAACTGGACTACGAGGTATGGGGGGCATTTATTCAGGTGCCGGGGGTCCTCCTTCATCAGTTTTTGGTTTCTACCTTCtgccttcagtattcccagagaaattactcagggttttgtttttgtttgaaggATAGGCTGCCCCCACCCCAGTTttcagagcctgggctgcctttcttttttttttttttttttaagtgtacTCACGGAATAGCAGCTAGCGATCGTGAGGAggtgattgctgaatgtgacaataAGTTTTATGGGCTTTGAATCGCGTAAAATCCCTCACTGCACCTTTAAGCATTACTTCTTTTAAGAACAGCTGACTGATGGTAAGCTCACCTGTCTCATCTTCAGGGTGTTCCTCTGGCTGGAGTGGACCAGGTATGAAGTGAACATCACTGCCTTGCATTATAGGTACTTTACCTGCATCTCCATCAAAGAGCTATTAGTGACACATATGTTAAGAATGCAGTACCCCAAAAGGAATCATATACATCATGTGTTGGACAGCACACTTACATGGAGTGGGATTTGAACACCTGGACCTGAACTGTGCTTGGATGGCTCCTTAAGAATACTCTTGCTCTGGGAGACTAACAGGCTGCTTTGCTGAGGGGAGGTCTTTCCTGTAGCACCTTTCATGCATTGACATATTGCAggtcccatacacacacatgcacacatgcactcacacacacagacacagacacacacacacacacacacacacacacagctaatttATTACTTTGTAATGCAGAATATATTTTAAAACATCTAATTTCATGACATCCTGTCTGTAGGCATTTACCTCGAGACTAAACCAACCTTTTAAGACTGGATTCCTTAGGTGGGGCACTGTAGCCTGAGGAATGACATTGAGACGGGGATGTGTATGCTGTGGTGACAGGGGTGCAGTAGCGCCCTCTGGAGGAACTGCTTTGTCCTTCGTCCGGTTGTTTGAGAGGTTATATTTTTTCCACAAATAAGCCTGTGCTCTGAGACTTTTCCAGTCAATGCCCTCCTCGCTATTCTACATCAAATTAAAaatcataaaataataatgaacAACAAAATCAttgaaaaacaatacaaaatgaAGAAACCAAAAACTGATGAAGGAGGACCCCCGGAACCTGAATAAATGTCCCCCATACCTTGTAGTCCAGTTTGTACATTATCTGGACATCACCGGGCACCTTCCTCTGCTTCTTCTCTCTGATGTCGTGGAAGACCACAGGCTTGTTCCTGAGCAAAAACGGGTCTTTGTTTGCAGAAGGTGCTGACTCGGGCCTCCGCTTGGTTGTGTTTGGGGCCCGCGCgtcagagagagggaaggtTCCTGTGTCCTCTGTGGCCTTCCAGGAGCCAGCTGTGTGCCCAAGGACACTGCATTGCTCTGATAAATCCGAGGCCATCAGTggtgagatggatggagagaaagacagctGGAACCGCACCCTTTTTTTCACACCTGTTTTCTTCCTCATCTATATTGACATGATACATTACAAGTGGATGTCCTTTTATGATGATCTATTAtctatttttttattgttaaaAAAAGTGACCATGAAGGCCACACCTCTAATTGAGGTGGCTTTCAAACCTACTGGATATAAGTAATTTTGTAATAACATGTCTACTTACATTAGATTTGATCAAAGTTTCTGAGGATGGCAAACAGAAAATCTCTTTCACAGCCACATGAGGGGATTTAGCCCTTTCTTCACTAATGGGAGACAAAGCATGGATAGAACTGACTTCTGTGAGTTACACAGTTTATATGCACTGCAGTCCCATTGTAATAAACTGCTAtacattattatattataatatgatTAGTTGGATTTCCTCTATTCCTGGATCTCATCTAATGAGCTACCTGTATTTACCTGTTCTGGGAGAGAGCAACAGGGGCTTGGTCTGAATTAGGAACCCACACAacaagcatgtttgaacctcgaGTTGGACTAGGACAACTGGCCAGTGGCTCAATCCAAGCTGTGTTAAGCTACAAAAATATTACAATGAGAAATAGACAAATTGGTTAGATAAAATAGGCCAAGGAGCATCTCTTTTACTAAAAGAATGCCTGGTAGTCAGGCCTAGATATTAGAATAATGGAAAAAGGCCTTGTATAtaattttcatgttttttttttactgcccttcattctattcttactgttctgtttttattattttactctttttatggtttttatttttattcctATTATGTTAAGtgtgttgtactttgagagcaaagattaacaggagtcaaattccttgttcgTTTATGCAAACCTGGcaaataaagctgattctgattctggttTTGTCATGTCTGTTCTTAGCTATCTAGAATTGTAAACTTTTGTACAGCTTTAACCGCGTAAAGCATTGCATAAACAATTACACACCTTAACCTGCTGCTTGCTCTGATTAGAAGAATCCACACAGGTCACCGGTGGAAGTTGAAGTCGTCTGTGCAAAGCAGAGGTTAAAACTCTCAGACCCAAACAATgagtttgtaggctacttcTACACTAAATCTGCACTGCTTCTTGTCAAGTGTCAGATATATGGAATCTATTAAGAAAATCTTGTGACACTCACTTCTCTGACCTCCTGTTCTGTTCCATGAGAGGGCTCAAAGATGGGAAAAACTGGTTCTGATGAGAGGCCTCACACATCAAGCTATCTGTGCTGTTACTCACATACATGGGGTTAGACCTAGATTTGTCTTTGCCCCAGGTCCATTGTGAAACATCCACAACTGTCAATGTTGGGAACTCATCTATGAGAGAGACATGAAGAAAAAGAGTGGTCTATAGGCCAGTATGCTATTTGACCATAGGCTAGTAGGCTATACTGATATTGCAGCTATTGGGCACAACACACAGTTGATCTTTCGTTGTAATTTAAGCATATAATACCGTTTGTACGGGCACATTCCTGAGAAGACAACTTCCCTTTTTGCGGTGAGATGCCTTTAGAAAGCCTGCGCTCAGCCTCCCAGCAGCAAGGATGCTGACATACAGCCCAATAACAGTGAGGTCCATGAGAGTTCCTCTCTGCGACGCTGCCCATATTTGGACACACCTGAGAGAAAAGACAATCAATGAGCTATTTTCAGCTGATTAGCATCTATACCTTTTCAGCTAGGCTTGTCATAGGCTGTGTAGTGATTCAACAGTAAAATAATGTTAAGATGATAATTGGGGAATGAAGCGACATCTTAAATGTTTTAATGAAGTTGACATATACATGACCATAGCTTAGCCAGTTAACTTAAGCTACATGTGGTTTCTTTCTAACATTTAACGTTAGCGCATTTCTAAAGACAATTTTCAATAACCTGACTCATGTCGCTAACGTTATGCTTTGGCAATGGATGTTAGATGTAAAGTGACACACTGTCAGTAAGCAGTGCACGCAACAACGTTACCTCAGAGTGTTACatcgactctctctctctcggaaaTAAGACGATAATTAATCTCGGC includes the following:
- the LOC121716014 gene encoding uncharacterized protein C9orf43 homolog, which gives rise to MGSVAERNSHGPHCYWAVCQHPCCWEAERRLSKGISPQKGKLSSQECARTNDEFPTLTVVDVSQWTWGKDKSRSNPMYVSNSTDSLMCEASHQNQFFPSLSPLMEQNRRSEKRLQLPPVTCVDSSNQSKQQVKLNTAWIEPLASCPSPTRGSNMLVVWVPNSDQAPVALSQNSEERAKSPHVAVKEIFCLPSSETLIKSNMRKKTGVKKRVRFQLSFSPSISPLMASDLSEQCSVLGHTAGSWKATEDTGTFPLSDARAPNTTKRRPESAPSANKDPFLLRNKPVVFHDIREKKQRKVPGDVQIMYKLDYKNSEEGIDWKSLRAQAYLWKKYNLSNNRTKDKAVPPEGATAPLSPQHTHPRLNVIPQATVPHLRNPVLKGATGKTSPQQSSLLVSQSKSILKEPSKHSSGPGVQIPLHLFDGDAGKVPIMQGSDVHFIPGPLQPEEHPEDETEPTLNTSVATMSVEAEVPQHSQVMPPAFHSPASKKRLQWADFESLEPEPEVSCPELTAPPPSPKQKVPNEQRTVKMIK